Proteins encoded in a region of the Nitrospira sp. genome:
- a CDS encoding metalloregulator ArsR/SmtB family transcription factor gives MKSVSRGEILNPRQCATVLKALADETRLRILESLLVEEKCVMDLVRELGCSQPHVSHHLRILRDCGVVEGIREGKQVCYRIAPIVQRALANREGKALNFGCCELRFPESVLTTMKSRTLSVHS, from the coding sequence ATGAAATCCGTGTCGAGAGGCGAAATTCTGAACCCGCGCCAATGCGCGACGGTTCTGAAGGCGTTGGCAGATGAGACCAGACTGCGCATCCTCGAGTCGCTCCTGGTCGAAGAGAAATGCGTCATGGACCTCGTGCGGGAGTTGGGCTGTTCACAGCCGCATGTCTCGCACCACCTGCGCATTCTGCGGGATTGCGGCGTGGTGGAAGGCATACGAGAAGGGAAGCAGGTCTGCTATCGGATCGCCCCGATCGTGCAGCGGGCGCTGGCCAACCGTGAAGGGAAAGCCTTGAATTTCGGCTGCTGCGAACTGCGTTTTCCCGAATCTGTTCTGACCACAATGAAATCTCGCACGCTAAGTGTTCATTCCTGA
- the arsS gene encoding arsenosugar biosynthesis radical SAM protein ArsS (Some members of this family are selenoproteins.) — MPLTLLGRDNPLASSSEQLKLLEQSGTRLPFEAQLNQAGLYPLRATGITVFQINVGKLCNQTCRHCHVDAGPDRLETMSLETAEQCIHALAKTDIPTMDITGGAPELNPHFRWLVEQAQKLDRHVMDRCNLSVLLLPSQADLAEFLASHRVEIIASLPSYRASQTDAQRGNGVFEKSIEALRLLNRFGYGRPDSGLSLNLVYNPVGAFLPPRQEAIEAQFKRELRTHYDIEFNRLYTITNMPISRFLEFLIESGNYEQYMTRLANAFNPAAATGVMCRYTLSVGWDGRLYDCDFNQMLELPVEHGAPSHIRDFDPAQLHHRRIVTRNHCYGCTAGSGSSCGGSVT, encoded by the coding sequence ATGCCGCTGACCCTGCTTGGACGAGACAATCCGCTTGCCTCCTCGTCCGAACAACTCAAGTTGTTGGAACAATCGGGCACCCGTCTCCCCTTTGAAGCACAGCTGAATCAGGCCGGCTTATATCCGCTACGTGCCACTGGGATCACCGTCTTCCAGATCAATGTCGGGAAACTCTGTAACCAGACTTGCCGCCACTGTCACGTGGATGCCGGACCGGATCGTCTCGAGACCATGTCCTTGGAAACGGCTGAACAATGTATTCACGCTCTGGCGAAAACCGATATTCCGACGATGGACATCACAGGAGGCGCGCCGGAACTGAACCCTCACTTCCGTTGGCTGGTCGAACAGGCTCAGAAACTCGATCGACACGTGATGGATCGCTGTAACCTATCTGTGTTGCTGCTTCCTTCGCAGGCGGACCTGGCGGAATTCCTGGCCAGTCACCGAGTCGAGATTATCGCGTCGCTTCCGTCTTACCGGGCCAGCCAGACCGATGCGCAGCGAGGCAATGGCGTCTTTGAGAAATCGATCGAAGCACTCCGTCTCTTAAATCGTTTCGGCTATGGACGACCGGACAGCGGGCTCTCGCTGAACCTGGTCTACAACCCTGTAGGAGCGTTTTTGCCTCCACGACAAGAAGCCATCGAGGCACAGTTCAAGAGAGAACTGCGCACCCACTACGATATCGAGTTTAACCGGCTGTATACGATCACCAATATGCCGATCAGCCGGTTCCTAGAATTTCTCATTGAGAGCGGCAACTATGAACAGTACATGACGCGCCTGGCCAACGCATTCAATCCTGCCGCCGCCACCGGCGTCATGTGCCGCTATACCCTGTCCGTCGGATGGGACGGCCGCCTGTATGACTGCGACTTCAACCAGATGCTGGAACTCCCCGTCGAGCATGGAGCGCCGTCACATATCCGAGACTTTGATCCAGCACAGCTCCATCATCGCCGGATCGTGACACGCAACCATTGCTATGGCTGCACAGCAGGCTCCGGGTCTTCTTGTGGTGGGTCAGTTACTTGA
- a CDS encoding phosphate ABC transporter substrate-binding protein, with product MPASLAAGLIFTLLGTPGSATAETTAPDPLSGKLVITGASTLAPLMAEIGKRFESLYPKVRVDIQTGGSSRGVADARQGLADIGMVSRAMKDDEKDLHAFPVARDGVGIILHKENPVQTLTDEQVVAIYTGKITSWKEVGGKDVAITVVNKAEGRSTLEVFLHYFKMKNTDVKAHVVIGDNEQGVKTVAGNRHAIGYVSIGTAEYDESQGVPIKLLSVGGVAASTETVRNGTFPISRPLHIVTRTPPTGLAKAFIEYAQSKAVHDIIKQQYFVPLVG from the coding sequence ATGCCCGCCTCGCTTGCTGCGGGATTGATTTTTACCCTCCTTGGGACTCCAGGATCAGCGACCGCCGAAACAACTGCGCCCGATCCACTATCGGGCAAGCTGGTAATTACCGGTGCCAGCACCTTGGCTCCATTGATGGCTGAAATCGGCAAACGATTCGAGAGTCTCTATCCCAAAGTGCGTGTGGATATTCAGACCGGCGGCTCATCCCGCGGGGTCGCGGACGCTCGTCAGGGTCTCGCCGATATCGGCATGGTCTCTCGCGCAATGAAGGATGACGAGAAGGATCTTCATGCGTTTCCGGTGGCACGCGACGGCGTGGGCATCATCCTGCACAAAGAGAACCCTGTTCAGACCCTCACCGACGAGCAAGTTGTCGCAATCTATACGGGCAAGATCACTAGTTGGAAGGAAGTCGGCGGAAAAGACGTCGCCATCACTGTCGTGAACAAAGCAGAGGGGCGATCTACGCTGGAAGTGTTTTTGCACTACTTCAAGATGAAGAATACGGACGTGAAAGCTCATGTGGTCATCGGTGACAACGAACAGGGAGTCAAGACCGTAGCCGGGAATCGACATGCCATCGGATATGTCTCCATCGGCACGGCAGAATACGATGAATCGCAGGGGGTACCGATTAAGCTGCTCTCGGTCGGGGGGGTTGCAGCCTCCACTGAGACGGTGCGGAACGGTACCTTTCCGATCTCTCGGCCACTACACATCGTCACTCGGACTCCACCGACCGGATTGGCTAAGGCCTTTATCGAGTATGCACAGTCCAAAGCCGTGCATGACATTATCAAACAGCAATATTTTGTCCCGCTGGTCGGCTGA
- the pstC gene encoding phosphate ABC transporter permease subunit PstC produces MTLSNSNILSRWSADELLCWSLRGIATIAGTIVMLIVVFLIAEALPVLHHVGLLRFFTDPSWHPAEGLYNLTPMLWGTLFAMTGSVLIATPLGILSAVFCHYYAPPALARPYRRLIELLAGIPSVVYGFWGLVVLVPLIAEIQPPGPSLLAGILILTIMILPTIALVADASLVNVPQQYLQGAAALGLPRWATIRGIVFPAAKSGLFTGVILETGRAIGETMAILMVCGNVVQIPSSIFDPIRTLTANIALEMAYALGDHRAALFASGLVLMAMIVALVIVAEWISRGRMYG; encoded by the coding sequence ATGACATTATCAAACAGCAATATTTTGTCCCGCTGGTCGGCTGACGAACTCTTGTGCTGGAGCTTGCGCGGTATCGCAACCATCGCCGGCACCATCGTCATGCTCATCGTGGTCTTCCTGATCGCGGAAGCGCTTCCCGTTCTCCATCACGTCGGTCTGCTCCGATTCTTTACAGACCCTTCCTGGCATCCAGCCGAGGGATTGTATAACCTCACCCCGATGTTGTGGGGAACGCTGTTCGCCATGACTGGTTCTGTGTTGATCGCCACACCCTTGGGCATTCTCTCCGCCGTCTTCTGCCATTACTATGCGCCACCTGCTCTTGCCCGGCCCTATCGACGCCTGATCGAGTTGCTCGCAGGCATTCCTTCCGTAGTCTACGGATTCTGGGGGCTCGTGGTGCTGGTCCCGCTGATTGCAGAGATACAACCGCCCGGGCCCAGTCTATTAGCGGGCATCCTGATCCTCACGATCATGATTCTCCCCACCATCGCGTTGGTGGCTGATGCCAGTCTTGTCAATGTGCCTCAACAATATTTACAGGGGGCTGCTGCATTGGGACTCCCGCGCTGGGCGACAATTCGAGGCATTGTGTTTCCGGCGGCAAAATCTGGGTTGTTCACTGGGGTGATCCTGGAAACAGGCCGAGCCATCGGGGAAACGATGGCGATTCTGATGGTCTGTGGGAACGTGGTCCAGATTCCTTCCAGCATCTTCGACCCGATCCGAACGCTGACCGCCAATATCGCCCTGGAAATGGCCTATGCGCTCGGAGACCATCGCGCTGCGTTGTTCGCCAGTGGACTCGTCTTGATGGCCATGATCGTGGCGCTTGTTATAGTCGCCGAATGGATCAGTCGTGGGAGAATGTATGGCTGA
- the pstA gene encoding phosphate ABC transporter permease PstA, whose amino-acid sequence MAEALSRPQNPHEWLAFILVWGAAALVTAVFCWLLGDIVWHGLSHVSWTFLTAPPENAGRRGGIGPILVSTSLILGVCLAVSLPIGIGTAVLLAEFTSDYSLFGRMTRRSLDILAGVPSIVLGLFGNAFFCKTLGLGFSILSGGLTLACMVLPILIRSTEEGFRAVPTSYRLSAAALGLSRTTTLVHLLLPAAVPGLLVGLVLGIGRAIAETAALIFTSGYVDRMPESLLDSGRALSIHIFDLSMNVSGGDANAYASALVLVILLLAINGTSSWLATYGLHRKIVTV is encoded by the coding sequence ATGGCTGAGGCTCTGAGCCGACCACAGAATCCGCATGAATGGCTTGCGTTCATTCTCGTCTGGGGAGCGGCAGCGCTCGTGACCGCCGTATTCTGCTGGCTGTTGGGGGACATCGTTTGGCATGGACTGAGCCATGTCTCCTGGACGTTTCTGACAGCCCCCCCAGAAAACGCTGGACGCCGAGGCGGGATCGGCCCTATTCTGGTTTCGACATCCTTGATTCTGGGAGTCTGTCTCGCGGTCTCCCTCCCTATTGGTATCGGCACCGCCGTCCTCCTCGCTGAATTTACATCGGACTACAGCCTGTTCGGACGGATGACTCGCCGCAGCCTTGATATCCTGGCCGGTGTGCCGTCGATCGTTTTGGGCCTATTCGGCAACGCGTTCTTTTGCAAGACGCTGGGGCTCGGCTTCTCGATCCTCTCCGGCGGGCTGACTCTGGCCTGCATGGTATTGCCGATCTTGATCCGCTCAACGGAGGAAGGGTTTCGCGCTGTGCCGACTAGTTACCGCCTATCCGCTGCGGCACTAGGACTGTCTCGCACCACGACCCTCGTTCACCTCTTGCTACCGGCGGCGGTACCAGGTCTCTTGGTTGGTCTGGTCCTTGGAATCGGCCGTGCGATTGCCGAGACGGCTGCGCTCATCTTCACAAGCGGCTATGTGGATCGGATGCCGGAGTCGCTACTCGATTCCGGCCGCGCATTGTCTATACACATCTTCGATCTCTCCATGAATGTGTCCGGCGGAGACGCGAATGCCTATGCCTCAGCGCTGGTCTTGGTTATCTTGTTGCTCGCCATCAACGGCACCTCCTCCTGGCTGGCAACATACGGGCTCCACCGAAAGATCGTCACAGTATGA
- a CDS encoding phosphate ABC transporter ATP-binding protein, with product MTPVEPITGPRPRYPLEDRPASCQPQPLVEIDRLSLHYGEKPAFQDVALSINKGCITSLVGPSGCGKTSFLTCLNRLSDLIVGCRVRGRITIDTLDVLAPDTDVIQLRRHIGMIFQKPNPFPLTIRRNLEFPLREHGLRDRTQIAGTIEATLRDVGLWDEVKDRLDSPALALSGGQQQRLCIARALALLPEMLLMDEPCSALDPLSSGVVEDLIVRLRGRYTILIVTHNLAQARRISDYTALFWVQNGAGRLIETGTAKQIFEEPRDPLTAAYVSGMRG from the coding sequence ATGACGCCGGTCGAACCCATCACAGGGCCGCGCCCAAGATATCCGCTCGAAGATCGACCTGCTTCCTGTCAGCCTCAACCCCTCGTTGAGATCGATCGGCTCAGTTTGCACTACGGGGAAAAGCCTGCGTTTCAGGACGTGGCCTTGTCGATCAACAAAGGATGCATTACGTCTCTCGTGGGACCGTCCGGATGCGGAAAGACCAGCTTCCTCACCTGCCTGAACCGACTCTCCGATCTGATCGTTGGGTGTCGTGTCAGGGGACGGATCACGATCGATACCCTCGATGTGTTGGCACCAGACACCGATGTGATCCAGCTTCGACGCCACATCGGCATGATTTTTCAGAAACCGAATCCCTTTCCACTGACAATCCGAAGAAACCTAGAGTTTCCTCTGAGGGAACATGGACTGCGTGATCGAACACAGATTGCAGGGACGATCGAGGCCACCTTACGAGATGTCGGTCTCTGGGACGAGGTCAAGGATCGGCTGGACTCGCCGGCCCTGGCTCTATCCGGAGGCCAACAACAGCGCCTCTGTATCGCCAGGGCCCTGGCCCTTCTGCCGGAAATGTTACTCATGGATGAACCGTGCAGCGCCCTCGATCCTCTCTCCAGCGGCGTGGTCGAAGATTTGATTGTGAGACTGCGTGGCCGCTACACCATATTGATCGTCACTCACAACCTGGCTCAGGCCCGGCGCATCTCGGATTATACTGCCCTTTTCTGGGTCCAAAACGGAGCCGGACGGTTGATTGAGACTGGAACCGCGAAACAGATATTTGAGGAACCCCGTGACCCACTGACCGCTGCATATGTCAGCGGCATGCGAGGATAG
- a CDS encoding cysteine synthase A — MNTSHYHGVDHHVGNTPLILLRRLSELTGCEILGKAEFMNPGGSVKDRAALGIIQDAEEKGLLRPGGTIVEGTAGNTGIGLTVIGHARGYHSVIVIPETQSRGKIDLLRTLGAEVLAVPEQPYSHANNYNHVARRMAEDKGWFWANQFDNTANRLAHYRTTGPEIWKQTHGEVSGFVSAVGTGGTLAGTALYLKERNPNITVGCADPYGAAMWSWFTNGNTDTNDGDSFAEGIGQSRVTKNLDGLTVDRTWRIPDQDGLTILYQLLREEGLFLGLSSGINIAGAVRLALERGPGQTITTILCDSGANYKSKLFNLEWLSAHGLRVDVSVEILLESCSER; from the coding sequence ATGAATACATCGCACTACCATGGCGTGGACCACCACGTCGGCAATACTCCGCTGATCCTCCTACGTCGCCTTTCTGAGCTGACTGGCTGTGAAATCCTCGGCAAGGCGGAATTCATGAACCCAGGGGGCTCGGTGAAGGATCGCGCGGCGCTCGGGATTATCCAGGATGCCGAGGAGAAAGGGCTTCTCAGGCCAGGTGGCACTATCGTTGAGGGCACAGCAGGGAATACCGGCATCGGGCTCACTGTCATCGGCCATGCGAGGGGTTACCATTCCGTCATTGTGATTCCCGAAACTCAGTCGCGGGGAAAAATCGACCTGCTTCGCACACTCGGCGCGGAAGTGCTTGCCGTGCCGGAGCAGCCCTATTCTCATGCCAACAACTACAATCATGTCGCCCGGCGAATGGCGGAGGACAAGGGATGGTTCTGGGCCAACCAATTCGACAACACCGCCAACCGTCTCGCGCATTACCGTACCACTGGCCCGGAAATCTGGAAACAGACCCATGGAGAAGTGAGCGGTTTTGTATCCGCCGTGGGCACCGGAGGTACACTGGCCGGCACCGCCCTGTATCTCAAGGAGCGCAATCCGAACATCACGGTTGGCTGCGCCGACCCCTACGGCGCGGCGATGTGGTCGTGGTTTACCAACGGCAATACAGATACGAATGATGGCGATTCCTTTGCTGAAGGGATTGGCCAGTCTCGGGTGACCAAGAACCTTGATGGCCTCACGGTGGATCGCACGTGGCGTATTCCCGATCAGGATGGGCTCACCATTCTGTACCAGCTCCTGCGCGAGGAGGGGCTGTTTCTCGGCTTGTCTTCTGGTATCAACATCGCGGGGGCAGTGCGCTTGGCACTCGAGCGCGGACCAGGTCAAACCATCACGACGATCCTGTGCGACTCCGGCGCGAACTATAAGTCAAAACTCTTCAATCTAGAATGGCTTTCGGCTCACGGGCTGAGGGTCGATGTATCTGTCGAGATCCTTCTTGAATCGTGCAGCGAGAGATAG
- a CDS encoding PepSY-associated TM helix domain-containing protein → MPVDLPFLRESENILPLLSILHFAQFGGRPMRWLYFIMGLAATVMIATGLVLWTTKRQRTQAGRSSQTGYRIVEVLNVATVAGLPVGVAAFFWANRLLPMALTE, encoded by the coding sequence ATGCCGGTGGACCTCCCATTTCTCCGCGAAAGCGAAAACATCCTGCCTCTGCTTTCCATTCTGCACTTCGCGCAATTCGGGGGCCGTCCGATGCGGTGGCTCTATTTCATTATGGGATTAGCGGCCACCGTGATGATTGCGACAGGACTCGTCCTATGGACCACCAAGCGGCAGAGAACTCAAGCGGGCCGTTCAAGCCAGACGGGGTATCGCATCGTTGAAGTCCTCAATGTCGCCACAGTAGCAGGATTACCGGTAGGCGTGGCGGCGTTCTTCTGGGCTAATCGACTCTTGCCCATGGCACTGACTGAATGA
- the hflK gene encoding FtsH protease activity modulator HflK, with the protein MVWDPKDPWGKKPDPLEEAFKQAQSQFKNIFPPGGLKNILPSGGIVNLAIAALLIVLVWQSVFIVAPDEEGVVKRFGVPVRTVEPGPHFKIPLAETVLQPKVAKLYRVEVGFRTNQQGRQQMVPQEALMLTGDMNILAIEFIVQYKIKEARNFLFNVADIHETIGKAAEASMREVVGKSKIDETLTTGKAVIQQDTMTLLQTILDQYQAGVQIAAVQLQDVDPPEAVAAAFKDVTNAKEDREKLINQAQGYRNDIIPRAKGEAAELVNRARGFAQARVNRAQGETNRFLATLKEYNQAKDVISKRIYIETLEEILPHMEKIIIEGKGGERLLPYLPLDRLSKPVSTPTAKPVPQPESEEPRPDPSSTLRSRNTRP; encoded by the coding sequence ATGGTCTGGGACCCAAAAGATCCGTGGGGCAAAAAGCCTGATCCACTTGAAGAGGCTTTCAAGCAGGCCCAATCGCAATTCAAGAACATTTTCCCTCCCGGTGGGTTGAAAAATATCCTACCATCAGGCGGCATCGTGAACCTCGCCATTGCCGCCTTGCTGATCGTCCTGGTCTGGCAGAGCGTGTTTATCGTTGCACCGGATGAAGAGGGTGTCGTGAAACGGTTCGGCGTTCCGGTCCGTACGGTGGAACCGGGCCCTCACTTCAAGATCCCTCTCGCTGAAACCGTCCTCCAGCCGAAGGTCGCCAAACTCTATCGCGTGGAGGTCGGTTTCCGCACCAATCAGCAAGGCCGCCAACAGATGGTACCTCAGGAAGCCTTGATGCTGACCGGCGATATGAACATCCTTGCGATCGAATTCATCGTTCAGTACAAGATCAAAGAAGCCCGCAACTTCCTGTTCAACGTGGCCGATATCCATGAGACCATCGGTAAAGCAGCTGAGGCCTCCATGCGAGAAGTGGTCGGCAAGAGCAAGATTGACGAAACCCTGACCACCGGGAAAGCGGTGATTCAGCAAGATACCATGACCTTGCTCCAGACGATCCTCGACCAGTATCAGGCCGGCGTACAGATCGCCGCAGTGCAACTCCAAGACGTCGATCCTCCAGAAGCCGTTGCTGCCGCGTTCAAAGACGTGACGAACGCCAAAGAAGACCGGGAAAAGCTCATCAACCAGGCGCAAGGGTACCGCAACGACATCATTCCGAGGGCAAAGGGTGAAGCCGCTGAACTGGTCAACCGGGCAAGGGGGTTTGCTCAGGCGCGCGTCAATCGTGCTCAGGGCGAGACGAATCGGTTCCTCGCCACCTTGAAGGAGTACAACCAAGCGAAGGATGTCATCAGCAAACGCATCTATATCGAAACCTTGGAAGAAATCCTTCCCCATATGGAGAAGATCATCATCGAGGGGAAAGGCGGGGAGCGCCTCTTGCCGTATCTTCCGCTGGACCGTCTCTCCAAACCTGTGTCCACACCCACTGCCAAACCGGTCCCACAACCTGAGAGCGAGGAACCCAGGCCTGACCCATCGTCCACCCTAAGGTCAAGGAACACCAGGCCATGA